One Helianthus annuus cultivar XRQ/B chromosome 12, HanXRQr2.0-SUNRISE, whole genome shotgun sequence genomic region harbors:
- the LOC110895790 gene encoding protein CHROMATIN REMODELING 19, whose translation MKRGLESIEISDEEWSNHDFDSSRILTKPPPSSSASKAPPRIESFAFRARTSTSSDSSDCVEIINHQPQHEEVLEDDDFEQPPSTTIASRGRRFVIDDDDDDDDEDEYDGGENDDVVGKALHKCAQISAQLRSDLYGSSSSSSSAHAYAEVDASSLRIVTHDDICEACGAGDSGFQPLLKPYQLVGVNFLMLLYRKKVAGAILADEMGLGKTIQAITYLTLLNHLEDDPGPHLIVCPASVLENWERELKKWCPSFTVLQYHGAGRSAHSKLLNSLSKSRMPPPFNVILVCYSLFERHSAQQKDDRKVLKRWKWSCVLMDEAHALKDKNSYRWKNLMSVARNANQRLMLTGTPLQNDLHELWSLLEFMMPDLFETEDVDLKKLLNAEDTELIARMKSILGPFILRRLKSDVMQQLVPKVQRVEYVHMEKEQGNAYQEAIQDYRAAAHARMAKSAHLPRRQISNYFVQFRKIANHPLLVRRIYTDKDVVRFAKMLHPRGVFGDECTLDRVIEELKSYNDFSIHRLLLYHGDGNSENLSDEHVLDSGKCRALAGFLPTLVDGGHRVLIFSQWTSMLDILEWALDVIGVTYRRLDGSTQVTERQTIVDTFNNDTSINACLLSTRAGGQGLNLTGADTVIIHDMDFNPQIDRQAEDRCHRIGQTKPVTIYRLVTKDTVDENVYEIAKRKLVLDAAVLESGVEVENEGESSDKTMGEILSALLLG comes from the exons ATGAAGCGAGGGTTAGAGTCAATCGAAATATCAGACGAGGAGTGGTCCAATCACGACTTCGATTCCTCCCGAATCCTCACCAAACCACCACCCTCCTCCTCTGCTTCTAAAGCACCACCGCGAATCGAGTCTTTCGCTTTCAGAGCCCGAACCTCTACTTCCTCCGACTCCTCTGACTGTGTTGAAATCATCAACCACCAGCCGCAGCACGAGGAGGTTTTGGAGGACGATGACTTTGAACAGCCTCCCTCCACCACCATTGCCAGCCGCGGCCGGAGGTTTGTAATTGATGACGACGACGACGATGACGATGAAGATGAATATGACGGAGGAGAGAATGATGATGTTGTTGGAAAAGCGTTGCACAAGTGCGCCCAGATATCTGCTCAACTACGGAGTGACCTCTAcgggtcatcatcatcatcttcttctgctcATGCGTATGCTGAAGTTGACGCTTCCTCTCTCAGAATCGTCACTCAT GATGATATATGTGAAGCATGTGGAGCTGGGGATTCTGGATTTCAACCTCTTCTTAAACCCTACCAGCTTGTTGGTGTCAATTTCCTCATGCTTTTGTACAGGAAGAAAGTTGCAGGAG CAATATTGGCAGATGAGATGGGACTTGGTAAGACTATTCAG GCGATAACATATCTTACTCTGTTGAACCACTTGGAAGATGACCCGGGACCTCATTTGATCGTATGTCCTGCTTCTGTTTTGGAAAACTGGGAACGAGAACTTAAAAAATGGTGTCCTTCATTTACCGTTCTTCAATACCATGGAGCTGGAAGATCAGCTCATTCTAAACTCTTGAACTCTCTATCCAAAAGTCGAATGCCACCCCCGTTCAATGTCATTCTCGTATGTTACTCCCTTTTTGAACGACACAG TGCACAACAGAAAGATGACCGCAAAGTCCTGAAACGTTGGAAATGGAGTTGTGTTTTGATGGATGAGGCTCATGCTTTAAAGGATAAGAACAGCTACAGATGGAAAAACTTGATGTCTGTTGCAAGAAATGCTAATCAGCGTTTAATGCTTACAGGGACTCCTTTGCAGAATGATTTGCAT GAGCTATGGTCGTTGTTGGAGTTCATGATGCCTGATTTATTTGAAACAGAAGATGTTGACTTGAAAAAGCTGTTAAACGCGGAAGACACAGAATTGATTGCTCGGATGAAGTCAATATTGGGCCCGTTTATTCTAAGACGCTTGAAATCAGACGTTATGCAGCAGTTAGTTCCAAAGGTTCAAAGG GTTGAATATGTTCACATGGAAAAGGAACAGGGAAACGCTTATCAAGAAGCCATTCAGGATTATCGTGCAGCTGCACATGCTCGTATGGCCAAGTCTGCTCATCTTCCTCGCCGGCAGATTTCAAATTATTTTGTTCAGTTCAGAAAG ATTGCAAATCATCCATTACTGGTGAGGCGCATATACACAGATAAGGATGTTGTTCGATTTGCTAAAATGTTACATCCCAGAGGTGTATTTGGTGATGAATGTACCTTGGACAGAGTAATTGAAGAGCTTAAGAGTTACAACGACTTTTCTATTCACAGG CTTTTGCTTTATCATGGTGATGGTAATTCGGAAAATCTTTCAGATGAGCATGTTCTGGATTCTGGAAAGTGCCGG GCTTTGGCTGGATTTCTGCCTACACTTGTTGATGGTGGGCATCGGGTTCTTATTTTTAGTCAATGGACCTCAATGCTTGACATCTTAGAGTGGGCTCTAGATGTAATTGGGGTTACCTACAGACGTCTTGATGGCAGTACCCAGGTAACAGAAAGGCAAACAATTGTGGACACATTCAATAATGATACCTCTATAAATGCATGCTTGCTCTCCACAAGAGCTGGAGGGCAGGGTCTGAATTTGACTGGAGCTGATACCGTCATCATACATGACATGGATTTTAACCCTCAAATTGACCGTCAAGCCGAAGATCGTTGTCATCGCATTGGTCAAACCAAACCTGTTACTATTTACAG GTTGGTAACAAAAGACACCGTTGATGAGAATGTGTACGAGATTGCAAAAAGGAAACTAGTACTTGATGCAGCTGTGCTGGAGTCGGGGGTCGAAGTCGAAAACGAAGGCGAATCTTCGGACAAGACCATGGGAGAGATACTTTCAGCTTTGTTGTTGGGATGA